In Mustela nigripes isolate SB6536 chromosome 2, MUSNIG.SB6536, whole genome shotgun sequence, a single window of DNA contains:
- the FBXO40 gene encoding F-box only protein 40: protein MSLAQVAASASDGFRTLSSAAADAPQPLPAIPATQSRDTGAADADSARAIKGRARRPLTGQHRHCEKCFNRHCHIPVEPDVSCLVINCHLSCGATFHMCKEAEHELLCPLEEVPCLNSEYGCPLSMSRHKLAKHLQVCPASVVCCSMEWNRWPNVDSETILHENIMKETPSEECLDTALALQDQKVLFRSLKMVELFPETREPTEEEPTMNGEASWEEMGGAVGGAEASLVPHGGLSATNGEMVELSQEEREVLAKTKEGMDLAKFDKWENIFSKEHAASALTSSSVGCESKNGHNPGKEQFSSDNNMGGEETFKEKEPQEKQKQQDFHAALETTGLAPWQDGVLERLKTAVDAKDYNMYLVHNGRMLIHFGQMPACTPKERDFVYGNLEAQEVKTVYTFKVPVSYCGKRARVGDAMSSCKPSEHKAVDTSDLGITVEDLPKSDLIKTTLLCALERELKGHVISESRSIDGLFMDFATQTYNFEPEQFSSGTVLADLLTNANPGGLHVELHSECVTRRHNKSSSAFTFTCNKFFRRDEFPLHFKNVHTDIQSCLNGWFQHRCPLAYLGCTFIQNHFRPPGQKAKVIYSQELKTFAIKPEVASELSERKKNNHLSGHGGKSQNCLTSLPLEVLQYIAGFLDSISLSQLSQVSVLMRNICATLLQERGMVLLQWKKKRYSHGGTSWRVHREIWQFSSLFSKIKSWEFNEVASMAEHLKACPFNVVEHKTDPILLTSMCQLQEQARESLVTTFRDRPRGRHTC, encoded by the exons GGCAGGGCACGCAGGCCTCTAACTGGGCAGCACAGGCATTGTGAGAAATGCTTCAACCGTCACTGCCACATTCCTGTGGAGCCTGATGTCTCCTGTCTGGTGATAAACTGTCACCTGTCCTGTGGTGCCACCTTCCACATGTGCAAAGAGGCAGAGCATGAGCTCCTCTGCCCTCTGGAGGAGGTTCCATGCCTCAACTCTGAATATGGCTGTCCGCTTTCCATGTCCCGCCATAAGCTGGCCAAGCATTTACAAGTGTGCCCCGCCAGTGTGGTCTGCTGCTCCATGGAGTGGAATCGCTGGCCGAATGTGGACTCTGAAACAATCCTTCATGAGAACATAATGAAAGAGACCCCCAGTGAGGAGTGTTTGGACACAGCTCTTGCCCTCCAGGACCAGAAGGTCCTCTTTAGATCTTTGAAAATGGTAGAACTTTTCCCAGAAACTAGAGAGCCCACTGAAGAGGAGCCTACTATGAATGGTGAAGCTAGCTGGGAGGAAATGGGAGGAGCAGTGGGTGGAGCAGAAGCCAGTTTGGTACCACATGGAGGCCTATCAGCAACTAATGGAGAGATGGTAGAACTGAGTCAAGAAGAACGAGAGGTGTTAGCCAAAACCAAAGAAGGGATGGACCTGGCCAAGTTTGACAAGTGGGAAAATATATTCAGCAAAGAGCATGCAGCCTCTGCTTTAACAAGCTCATCAGTAGGCTGTGAGAGTAAGAATGGGCACAACCCAGGGAAAGAACAGTTTTCTAGCGACAATAACATGGGAGGAGAGGAGactttcaaagagaaagaaccaCAGGAAAAACAGAAGCAGCAGGACTTTCATGCAGCTCTGGAAACAACAGGGCTCGCGCCTTGGCAAGACGGTGTTCTGGAAAGACTGAAAACAGCTGTGGATGCAAAGGACTATAATATGTACCTGGTGCACAATGGGAGGATGCTTATTCACTTTGGTCAGATGCCTGCTTGCACGCCTAAGGAGAGAGACTTTGTTTATGGCAACCTTGAGGCTCAGGAAGTGAAGACTGTTTACACCTTCAAAGTTCCTGTGAGCTACTGTGGGAAGCGGGCTCGTGTTGGAGATGCCATGTCGAGTTGTAAGCCAAGTGAACACAAGGCAGTAGACACTTCAGATTTAGGGATCACGGTGGAGGACCTACCCAAATCAGATCTCATTAAGACCACCCTCTTGTGTGCTTTAGAAAGAGAACTTAAAGGTCATGTCATCTCTGAATCCAGGAGCATTGATGGACTGTTCATGGATTTTGCTACACAGACATACAATTTTGAGCCAGAACAATTTTCCTCTGGGACAGTGCTGGCTGACCTCCTAACCAATGCCAACCCAGGAGGGCTCCATGTGGAACTCCACAGTGAGTGTGTGACCAGGAGACACAACAAGAGCAGCTCTGCCTTCACTTTCACTTGCAACAAATTCTTCAGGAGGGATGAATTCCCCCTACATTTCAAGAATGTCCACACAGACATTCAATCATGTCTCAATGGCTGGTTCCAGCATCGATGCCCTCTCGCCTACTTGGGGTGTACTTTTATTCAAAACCATTTCCGTCCCCCTGGGCAAAAGGCAAAAGTGATCTATAGTCAGGAGCTTAAGACCTTTGCCATCAAGCCAGAGGTTGCCTCAGAgctgagtgagagaaagaagaacaaccATCTCTCAGGTCATGGAGGAAAAAGCCAGAATTGTCTAACCAGTCTGCCCCTGGAGGTTTTGCAGTACATTGCTGGGTTCTTGGACAGCATCAGCCTGTCCCAGCTTTCCCAGGTGTCTGTGCTGATGAGAAATATCTGTGCTACTTTGTTACAAGAGAGAGGGATGGTCCTCCTGCAGTGGAAGAAGAAGAGGTATTCTCATGGAGGCACCTCCTGGAGAGTCCACAGAGAG ATCTGGCAATTCAGCAGCCTCTTctccaaaatcaagagctgggagTTTAATGAAGTTGCCTCCATGGCTGAACACCTGAAGGCCTGTCCTTTCAACGTTGTAGAGCATAAGACGGACCCAATTCTTTTGACCAGCATGTGTCAGCTCCAGGAGCAGGCTCGAGAGAGCTTAGTTACCACCTTTAGAGACAGACCACGAGGTAGACACACCTGCTAA